Proteins encoded together in one Halomarina salina window:
- a CDS encoding DUF7546 family protein produces the protein MSTAPTLERFLPRRSTVRGATILVAAELLLLAAYFDTTGITPTGERTGLYLYPFVWVNVAVWGVLRARVPSAPTSKRAMAALVAGGYLLLLGYVGGLYAVGPTQFTTGIDVRFWSLPPGWSPAVLYTGSWLTLALIPYKLVGYAALAYLVYGLVLDAAGGGGGAMAGVLGLFSCVSCTLPVIAGVLGGFVGGTSFLVSAAYGQSYGLSTAIFVVTVVLLVWRPTAADVSRARSWLGR, from the coding sequence ATGAGTACTGCACCCACCCTCGAACGGTTCCTGCCCCGACGGAGCACGGTACGAGGCGCGACGATACTCGTCGCCGCGGAACTGCTGTTGCTCGCCGCCTACTTCGACACGACGGGCATCACCCCGACCGGCGAGCGGACGGGGCTGTACCTCTACCCGTTCGTCTGGGTGAACGTCGCCGTCTGGGGCGTCCTGCGGGCGCGCGTCCCGTCGGCTCCCACGAGCAAGCGGGCGATGGCCGCGCTCGTCGCGGGGGGGTACCTCCTCCTGCTGGGCTACGTCGGCGGCCTCTACGCCGTCGGACCGACGCAGTTCACGACGGGTATCGACGTCCGCTTCTGGTCGCTCCCGCCCGGGTGGTCGCCCGCCGTCCTCTACACCGGGTCGTGGCTCACGCTCGCGCTGATTCCGTACAAGCTGGTCGGCTACGCCGCCCTCGCGTACCTCGTCTACGGCCTCGTCCTCGACGCCGCTGGTGGCGGTGGCGGCGCGATGGCCGGGGTGCTGGGACTGTTCTCCTGCGTCTCCTGTACGCTCCCGGTGATAGCGGGCGTCCTCGGCGGGTTCGTCGGCGGAACGTCGTTCCTCGTCTCGGCCGCGTACGGCCAGAGCTACGGCCTGTCGACTGCCATCTTCGTCGTCACCGTCGTCCTCCTGGTGTGGCGACCGACGGCGGCAGACGTTTCACGGGCCCGGTCGTGGCTCGGACGATGA